The following coding sequences are from one Prochlorococcus marinus XMU1412 window:
- a CDS encoding YkgJ family cysteine cluster protein: protein MKSWTCIENCGACCKFDLNERSDLANKLNNEDIALINSMTAEDGWCKNLDRENKKCLIYETRPHFCRVSEFSTSFKGYLKSGDKFLIDCCKQHISSNYGYKSKEMKTYRIAISEK, encoded by the coding sequence ATGAAATCATGGACATGTATAGAAAATTGTGGAGCTTGTTGTAAATTCGACTTGAATGAAAGAAGCGATTTGGCTAACAAACTTAACAACGAAGATATAGCTTTGATAAATTCGATGACGGCTGAAGACGGTTGGTGTAAAAATTTGGACAGAGAAAATAAAAAATGCTTAATTTATGAAACCAGACCACATTTTTGCAGGGTAAGTGAATTTTCAACTTCATTTAAAGGATATTTGAAATCTGGTGATAAATTTTTAATAGATTGCTGTAAACAACATATTTCATCAAATTATGGATACAAAAGTAAAGAAATGAAAACTTATAGAATTG